A genomic window from Salvelinus namaycush isolate Seneca chromosome 21, SaNama_1.0, whole genome shotgun sequence includes:
- the LOC120066292 gene encoding ADP-ribosylation factor 4-like produces the protein MGLLISSVFTRLFGKKQMRILMVGLDAAGKTTILYKLKLGEIVTTIPTIGFNVETVEYKNICFTVWDVGGQDKIRPLWRHYFQNTQGLIFVVDSNDRERVAESAEELSKMLQEDELREAVLLVFANKQDLPNAMAVSDLTDKLGLQSLRSRVWHVQATCATQGTGLYEGLDWLSNELSKQ, from the exons ATGGGGCTCCTAATCTCGTCAGTTTTTACCAGACTGTTCGGCAAGAAACAGATGAGAATACTTATGG TGGGTTTGGATGCTGCAGGGAAAACTACTATCTTGTACAAACTGAAGCTGGGAGAAATAGTGACCACCATTCCAACTAtcg GCTTTAACGTGGAGACGGTGGAGTATAAGAACATCTGCTTCACGGTATGGGATGTGGGTGGTCAGGACAAGATCAGACCCCTCTGGAGACACTACTTCCAGAACACACAG GGTCTGATCTTTGTAGTAGACAGcaacgacagagagagagtggctgAGTCTGCAGAGGAGCTCTCTAAAATG cTCCAGGAGGATGAGTTGAGAGAAGCAGTGTTGCTGGTGTTTGCTAACAAGCAGGACCTTCCCAATGCTATGGCCGTCAGCGACCTTACAGACAAACTGGGACTGCAGAGCCTCCGCAGCAGAGTG TGGCACGTGCAGGCGACCTGTGCGACCCAGGGCACAGGACTGTATGAAGGACTGGACTGGCTTTCCAACGAGCTGTCCAAGCAATAA